Proteins encoded by one window of Primulina huaijiensis isolate GDHJ02 chromosome 1, ASM1229523v2, whole genome shotgun sequence:
- the LOC140976339 gene encoding glucan endo-1,3-beta-glucosidase 3-like, translating into MQFMEALPVYLLLLIFSLLSIAEGGGSIGVNYGRIANDLPSATKVVQLLKSQGLDRVKVYDTDPAVLKALSGSGIRVTVNLPNELLSSAARRKSFASWWVLRNVAAYHPSTAIEAIAVGNEVFVDTHNTTRFLMPALYNIHDALVKYNLHEDIKLSSPIALSALQNSYPSSAGTFRPDLIEPVFKPMLEFLRKTGSKLMVNVYPFFAYESNADVIPLEYALSRENPGVVDAGNGLHYFTLFDAQIDAVFAAMSALHYDDVGIIVSETGWPSKGDSNEHGASVENAASYNGNLVRRVLTGGGTPVRPKENLTVFLFALFNENKKVGPTSERNFGLFYPNEKKVYEVPFTPEDLKSYKDILPPRTGGEQRVSTASGETWCVAKMDASKDKLQEGLDYACGEGGADCHPIQPGSTCFDPNTLEAHASYAFNSYYQKKGRGIGTCYFGGASYISTQHPKYGKCDFPTGY; encoded by the exons ATGCAATTCATGGAGGCTCTCCCCGTTTATCTCCTCTTACTAATCTTTTCTCTTCTCTCAATtgcag AAGGTGGAGGTTCCATTGGTGTGAACTATGGCCGGATAGCTAACGACCTCCCATCGGCGACAAAGGTGGTGCAGCTCCTGAAATCGCAAGGTTTGGATAGGGTCAAGGTGTACGACACTGACCCGGCAGTTCTCAAGGCGTTGTCCGGGTCGGGTATCAGAGTCACCGTCAATCTCCCCAACGAACTCCTCTCGTCAGCCGCCCGCCGCAAATCTTTCGCCTCTTGGTGGGTTCTCCGTAATGTCGCCGCCTACCACCCATCCACTGCCATTGAAGCCATTGCAGTCGGGAATGAGGTCTTCGTAGACACACACAACACCACTCGCTTCTTGATGCCCGCGCTGTACAACATTCACGACGCACTGGTGAAGTACAACCTCCATGAAGACATCAAGCTGTCGTCTCCCATTGCACTCAGCGCGCTGCAGAATTCGTACCCTTCCTCCGCCGGTACGTTTCGACCGGACTTGATCGAACCGGTGTTCAAACCCATGCTGGAGTTTCTGAGGAAAACCGGGTCCAAACTCATGGTAAATGTGTATCCATTCTTCGCTTACGAGTCCAATGCGGACGTCATACCGTTGGAATACGCCCTCTCCCGGGAGAATCCCGGCGTGGTGGACGCTGGCAACGGCCTGCACTATTTTACCCTCTTCGACGCTCAGATCGACGCCGTCTTCGCGGCAATGTCGGCGCTCCATTACGACGACGTCGGAATCATTGTCAGCGAAACCGGGTGGCCGTCCAAAGGCGACTCAAACGAGCACGGCGCTAGTGTAGAGAACGCCGCCTCGTACAACGGGAACCTAGTCCGCCGAGTTCTCACCGGCGGCGGGACTCCAGTGCGACCGAAAGAAAACCTGACCGTGTTCCTGTTTGCCCTCTTCAACGAGAACAAGAAAGTGGGACCCACGTCGGAGAGGAACTTCGGCCTGTTCTACCCCAACGAGAAGAAGGTTTACGAAGTTCCCTTCACGCCGGAAGATCTGAAGAGCTACAAAGACATCCTACCTCCGCGTACAGGCGGCGAGCAGAGAGTCTCGACGGCTAGCGGGGAGACTTGGTGCGTGGCGAAGATGGATGCCAGCAAAGACAAGCTGCAGGAGGGTCTAGACTACGCTTGTGGGGAAGGCGGCGCCGATTGCCATCCGATCCAGCCAGGGTCCACGTGTTTCGATCCTAACACACTCGAGGCTCACGCGTCGTACGCCTTCAACAGTTATTATCAGAAGAAAGGACGTGGCATTGGGACTTGCTATTTTGGTGGGGCCTCTTATATTTCCACTCAACACCCAA AGTACGGTAAATGTGACTTCCCTACTGGATACTGA